A window of the Loxodonta africana isolate mLoxAfr1 chromosome 3, mLoxAfr1.hap2, whole genome shotgun sequence genome harbors these coding sequences:
- the TACSTD2 gene encoding tumor-associated calcium signal transducer 2: MARARALLLPLLLLLAAATGPAAAQDSCTCPTNKMTVCSWDSQSGRCRCKAIGTNHDVNCSTLTSKCLLLKARMQRPKGGRGLVRPSEHAIVDNDGLYDPDCDREGRFKARQCNQTSVCWCVNSVGVRRTDKGDQNLLCDELVRTHHILIELRHRPAARAFNHTDLDAELRRLFRERYLLQPRFVAAVHYEEPTIQIELQQNSSQKAPGDVDIADAAYYFERDVKGEPLFSGPDTFDVRVRGEPLAVERTLIYYLDEKPPRFSMRRLTAGLVAVIVVVVIALVAGVAVLVISNRRKSGKYKKVEIKELGELNKEPSL; this comes from the coding sequence ATGGCCCGGGCTCGGGCCCTCCTCCTGCCGCTGCTCCTGCTATTGGCAGCGGCGACGGGCCCCGCGGCCGCGCAGGACAGCTGCACGTGCCCCACCAACAAGATGACCGTGTGCAGCTGGGACAGCCAGAGCGGCCGCTGCCGGTGCAAGGCGATCGGCACGAACCACGACGTCAACTGCTCCACGCTGACCTCCAAGTGCCTGCTGCTCAAGGCGCGCATGCAACGGCCCAAGGGGGGGCGCGGGCTGGTGCGGCCGAGCGAGCACGCGATCGTGGACAACGACGGCCTGTATGACCCGGATTGCGACCGAGAGGGCCGCTTTAAGGCCCGCCAGTGCAACCAGACGTCGGTGTGTTGGTGCGTCAACTCGGTGGGCGTGCGCCGCACTGACAAGGGCGACCAGAACCTGCTTTGCGACGAGCTGGTGCGCACCCACCACATCCTCATCGAACTGCGCCACCGCCCGGCCGCGCGCGCCTTCAACCACACGGACCTGGATGCTGAGCTGCGGCGCCTTTTCCGCGAGCGCTACCTGCTGCAGCCCCGGTTCGTGGCGGCCGTGCACTACGAGGAGCCCACCATCCAGATCGAGCTGCAGCAGAACTCGTCGCAGAAGGCCCCCGGCGACGTGGACATCGCGGACGCCGCCTACTACTTTGAGAGGGACGTCAAGGGCGAGCCGCTCTTCTCCGGCCCGGATACCTTCGACGTGCGCGTGCGCGGCGAGCCTCTGGCAGTGGAACGGACCCTCATCTACTACCTGGACGAGAAGCCCCCCCGGTTCTCCATGAGGCGCCTCACGGCCGGCCTGGTCGCCGTCATCGTGGTGGTCGTGATTGCCCTCGTCGCCGGGGTGGCGGTCCTGGTGATCAGTAACCGGAGGAAGTCGGGGAAGTACAAGAAAGTGGAAATCAAGGAACTGGGGGAGTTGAATAAGGAACCGAGCTTGTAG